The Dasypus novemcinctus isolate mDasNov1 chromosome 24, mDasNov1.1.hap2, whole genome shotgun sequence sequence CACCTGGCCTAGAAGGGCTCGTTGGACACAGTGGACCAAAACTgtgtcagaagctgagtcagctttagctgtgtccccctctctcccctttcctggggtggtggatccctggagcccccctGGTTGGTagctgcaggcccagaggcctgagtattCTAAAATGTCTTTAGTGTGGACGAGGGTGCCAGTAGCAGCAACCACTGGTTTGACCTCACAGTTCTGTGGTCGCAATAACCCTCTTTTTTCGTCTCTCCTCTGGAGAGTGTCCAGGCttctcctggtgtcctaaaccttagaagatctttttctaggctctTTCAGCCTGTCCTCCAGTTATGTTTTCTGTAGAAGAGAGTCTTGAGTCTTTGTAGTCTGCCACAATCCCAGAAGTCCCCTATTTCATCTTGCCCTGGAGAGCAGGGGGAACTGTTTCTGCCTAGAggccagcacagtgcctggcacacaacaAATAATGATTGAGTGGATGGATAGATACATAAATGTTTACCAAGTCAAACTCCTTGAAAGCCAGTTTTAACCTCGTGTCATTAGGCAGGCCTTTGGAGGACCTTGGACAGCCCCGTTCTGTGAGCAACATTTTAGCACTAGGTTTTCTTTCTGGAAAGAGAAACCAAAGATTTCATCACACTTTCAAAATACCCCCCGCCCCCAAAAGGTAAAGAATCATGTTCTGAAGGAGTTTGCTACTAGGTGAGTTTTCAGGGTGTCAATTGGTTCCACCTCCCCTGGAATTAGCCTCTTGGGCACATGCGGGGAGGGTGAGAGAGCGGCTGGGACTCCAGCATGGCCTCATCCTGGCTGGGGCCTCACACAGGCCACAGGGGCTCTCTGGGTCCCAGTCTGCTCACCGGTGTGGGTGAGGATGGAAGCAGACACTGCACGGAGCAGGCCACCCAACACAGAAAGGTCAGCCCACGCTGAGCCTCCTCAGGGTGGTCTgtcctccccacctccaccttTGGCCAGGTCTCCCCTCACAGTACCCTCGCATGgcacctcccacccccttcacaGCCCCGTCATGCCTCCTCATCAGATGCCCAGTGGCAGGGATGATCAAGGCTGTCAGCCTCCCCAAGGACATGTGTGCTCCGTGAGGGCGAGgccctgcctggccattctccaCCCGACCCCAGAGCCCACAGCGCCGGCACTCGTTTTAGCTGGTTTCTCTGTCAGTGAAAGATAGCAACTCCCATCACCTAATGTCATAAACAAACTCCTTCCAGGCTTTGAACCATCAGGTCCTCGCGCACTTTCAGTCCCAGCGGGTAGTTCCTGCAACTAGAGCTGCTGAAAGAGGCCTGTTGTCACCTGTGAAAGTGTTCTCTAGAGGCGGCTGCTTTATGCATCCTGCACTTACTGGGCCCAGGCACTGCCTCTGGACTTTCGATGCTTTTTGTCGTTTACTTCACCAGCTTCCACCAGATGAGGGAGCTGAAGCTCCTAGAGAAGAAGAGGAGGTTGACAGTGATGATAAAACCACCATTTTTCAGCACTGATCCAAGCATAATCCCCCTTAATCCTCGCTGCAGCCTTGAGGACTGCACAATTGTCACCTTCCTTCTACCGATTTGGTAACTGATTCTACCTAGAGGCAGAGCCAGCATTTGAACCCATTGCCTTAGTGCCACCTGATTCTGCATCGAGCTGTCTACAGGTCCTGGGAGGCCCCTTTCCATGCTGCAGCTGTCTTCCTCGTCCTGCATCAAGCCCTCACAGTCCATACCCTCCTCTTCACCATTTCTTTAGACTCTGTGGCCCTGAGAACCACAACCTGTGATGGATCTGACACCCCACACACATACCACTTGATAAGATGCCCAAAGAGCTAAAGGGCAAGCGATTTGTGCTTCGGAACACTGACCactcttctctgtttttcttgaCAACAAATAACAAAACCCAGCTGGTTACAAAAGACTGGGAAGGAAAAGTACATTTCACAGTAACTGATATTCTACAGACTTCCCCAAAGGATGGGAGAGGACCTCAAATGGGAGAAAGCCATCACCCTGAACTAATGTTTTGGATATAATCTCTTATAAAACCAGAAGTGAAGTGACCAAGAATGGCCCCAGGGttttttgtgaaattttcaaAGGACGTTCCCATGCCTTATCTGGGCAGGACCCTGCACATCACCCACAGCCTGGGATAAGGACTGTGAAAAGTGCTTTTGGCTCAGAGTTCACAGCAGTGGAAATTTGGGGGCCCCTGTGCCCAAGGTCAGTGTGGTTGGAGTGGAGCGGGTGAGGGAGAGTGGTAGGAGGTGAGGTCAAGAAAGCAGGGGGCCCTGCAGGGCCTGGGAGGTACCTGAGTTTGGCTTTTGCTCCATGCCGCGGGAACCTTGGAATGGTTTGGGACAGAGGAGTGACCTGGTTTTTGTGTTCAAATGAATTCTCAGGCTTCTGTGTGGAAAAGAGATTGTAGGTGGGCAAAGGGCAGAGCTAGGAAACGAATCGGCACATCCCTGTAATAATTCAGGGCCAAATTCTGGTGGCTGAGGAAGCTGTTAGAAGTGGTCAGATTCCAGAAGCCACAGGATTTCCTGACAGAGGGGCTATGGGGAATGAAAGAGGAGTTGAGGATGATTCCCAGGCTGGGGACAGAGCCCCTGGATGGATTGTGGTGCCATTTCTTGAGATGGGGAGGACAGGGGCAATTGAGCTGAATTTTCTTCAAGATAAATTCCATGCTTAGGCCACATGCCTCTCTGTCCCCCTCCTTTAATCTCTCCAGAATCCATTcacccattcacccatccatccacttcTTCATTCACTCATGTGTATCATTTAACACACAGTCATTGTTAACTTCCATGTAGCAAGTATCAGAAGAGGCACCAAGGACGTGAAACTTCATTAAACTCACATCTGCCCTAAGAAATTCACAAtttgggctggggtgggggattCAGAGATCAGCTATCCTCATTCtcgcatttattcattcatttatttacccAACAAACATTCGTTAGCTCCACTTTCTGACATGTAAGCAGCATTGTAAGCATTGAGGATGATCTTGCCCTTAAGAAAGCCCCAATCCAGTTGGAGATTGGGTTTGCCATCCTCACTCATTCATACATGCATTATTTCACCAAACAGTCACCAGTAGCCGGCCTGTGCCAGGGTCTGGGAGAGCACTCTTGCTGGATGACCCAACAGTGGACTCTACTGGGCGTCTCCAAGCAACAAAGCCTCCCTCTGGAGTCCTGGCCTCCTCCCAGGCTTCCAGCTGCTGCTCTCATCATGTGAGCAGGCCCCAGTGGCAGCTGCCAAAGCCAATCATAGCATCCCCTGAAGCATGCTGGGGGCTAACTCTGGTGCTATCCTCCTGCAGAAAACCATGAGACCATCCATCTGGGCGGCCACCCTGCAGCCATCTGCCTGATTCCTACCTGACTCTTCCTGGCACCAGGTACCAGAACCCGAGATGCATCCACTCTGGAGGCTCTTCATCCTCCTCAGCCTGCTGGCCATGTCCTCAGCACTACACAGGCAGCCCTGGCCTGGCCAAGGCCCACACAGGGAGTGGATCCACCCTGGCAAGAAGTAAGCTAAGCCTCTTGCTCTGCCTGCTGCCCTCAGGGGTTTGGGGAGGGCATCGTCTGGGCCCCACCACGCACTTGCTGAGTGAACTTGGGGCAGTCACTTACCCTctacttttctgttttctcttagaTATCAGGTACAGAAAAGTGAAGAGTTAATCCTATGGCAATTCAGAGCATTTTATCATCATTGTCAATCACTGCAAGAcccctcttttgctttcttttctttcatgttaTTTTGCCCCTACATCTGTTATCACACTTCCATTCCCCTACTGCTTGGCAGCTACTACAATGTGTTTAATATGCACATTTAAATACGACCCATCCTTGAAAACATGTGGTGTCTTAATTTATATGAAATtagagagagagatgatagatgataCTATTTTGCCAATTTTCACTCAGTGCTGTGCCGTCGGGATCCACGTGTTCTGGGCTGGTGTAGAGAagtccttaaggttcatccacCTCAGTTTACATGGCCATTCCATTAGggaaggacacttgggttgtctTTAGCCACCCACTACCATATTCCTATAAGGATCTGTGGGAGAATTTCTCTTGCAAATTATCCAGAAGGGAAATGGCAGGGCCCTGAGGCAGATGTAAATTTAATTTCACTAAAGACTGTCAGGTTCTCCTCTAGAATGGTTGTGCCAGTCTACAGTCCAGCAATGAACCAGCCTGCCTGCCTCCCAGGTTCCCCAGCACTGGAGAGTATCCATCTTtaaatttttgctgttttaaTGAGCAGTCAAGTGACATCTAATTGTTTTTGGTTCACTTTATCTAAATTCAAACACCTTGTCAAAATTTCATTAGTCATTTTGGTGACTTCTTTAATATCtctgtttttatcttttcttcattttgctatcacttccccattttttaaaattgtctttgaatttgaggaaatatttatttatttttaacatttgataTCGCTCCTTTGACATTTACCTATATACTTCCCAAGTTGTCccctatttattttgtttgtagaTATCTTTGAATAGGAAATTATTCAAACTCTTCAATATTTCATGTTAAGGTTTGACTTTGAAGAGTTTTAAGTTCTTGTTCCCTACCCTAGACCTAGTCTACCCCCCTTACCCATAACTTTATATACTTGCCTTTCACTTTTAGGATTTTAACCCAGTTGGAGGCCAGTTTTATATATGACATAAGGTAGAGATCCAACTCACTTCTCTCCATATATTGAGTCAGTTTTGTCAACCCATCTACTAAATGATCAAGTTCCCAAACACACATGGTTTCATGTCTGAGCTCTCTATTTTGTGTTACATGTCTGTTTCTGCCCaataacaaattattttaaatattctgtatttGTAAATGCTATATTGTTGATCtttttcttccaaatatattttagagTGTTGAgttccataaaaaataataagttatCTATAAATTGGACTGTGATTACATTGAATTTGTCTATTAATTtttggagaattgacatctttgcaatgttaagtaaaaaatgtattcaaatttttattttatgtcccTTGATGGAGCTTAAATCTTATAAACATCTTGAACAGGCTTTGTTCAACTGACTTCTGGAGAATTCATTGCTGTTTTTGCCAGTGCTATCTAGTTATCTATTATATTTTCTCGACAGTTTTTGCTAGTATGAACTAGAGGAaagcaactgatttttgataattAATCTGATATCCAAAAGTCTTGAACTCTTATTAGTCTTAatagtttatattatttattccatTGGGTTTCTATGTAGAGGACTGTATCATTTGCAAATGGTGAAAATGTTCCTTTCTTCTAAACCTTGTACTACTTGGGTCTTTTTCTTCCCTGGCAGCGTAGTCAGAGCATCCACTACTATGTTAAAAAGTAGCACTGATAGTGCCCTTACTAGATAGGAATGGGGATGTATTTGGAATTTACCCACTAAATGAGATGTTTTCTGTAGATTTTTGGAATATCACTTTTGTCACATAAAGGAAGTTGCCTTTTATTCCCaggtttctggatttttctttttctaaagatttatttatttatttatttctctaccctctccaccccaccccgcttgtctgttctctatgtctatttgctgtgtcttgtttctttgtccacttctgttgttgtcagcagcacgggaatctgtgtctctttttgttgagtcatcttgctgtgtcagctctccgtgtgggtggtgccattcctgggcaggctgcactttcttttgcgctgggcgtctctccttatggggtgcactccttgcacgtgggacttccctacgcaggggacacccctgcgtggcatggcactccttgcgtgcatcagcactgcgcatgggccagctccacacgggtcaaggaggcccggggtttgaaccgcggacctcccatgtggtagacggaggccctaaccactgggccaagtttgttTCCCTGGATTTTTCTTAATCATAAATTGTTATCATCAGCATTTAACAAATGTTTGTTCTGCATCTATAAATTATAAGCAAATCTAAATAATGGATTAGATTTTCCTCTAATCTATTAATGTGATAAATGGTAGTAGCAGGATTCCTGGTATTGAACATGCTAGCATTTCTGGGATAAGCATTACATAATATACTTTAGATTTTGTTAGCTAATATTTGATTTGGGATTTCAGCAAATATTTCATACATAAAATGGATATACAGGTTTTTCTTTACTGTtcttatctgttttttaaaaaataaagttattctagcttcaaaaaatatttagcatcttttcctttttctgttttcttttgcaaTTACCTCTTCATAATAATTTGGTAAAACTTTCTAGTTCAGAAGCTTTTCAATGAGACCTTCAATTATTATTTAACGTTCTTAATGGTATTAGATTAttgatgttttctattttccCTCATCACAACTTTGGCACTTCACAGTTTGccataaatatttccatttccttagattatcaaatgtattttgtGTACTTATAGGTCAGGGGCTCCTTGTTTGTAcaataaatgcaattaaaatactatttcatGGAGCTGcttttgagaattaaataaggGTAAAGaagtgcagggaagtggatgtggctcaagtgattgggcttctgtctaccatatgtgaggacCTGGCCTTCATCTCCGGGCTTCCTGGTAAAggagtgcccacacagcgagccagGTCTGTGCGGTCTGCGATGCAGCCAgttgatgacacaacaaaaaagagacgaaggggagagtcaagtgaaatgcagcagaaaccaggaactgaggtctgCCTCCTGGACAGCCTGAGGGACTTTGGGGCAGGGGGCCTCGGGGGTGGTTGGCTGGCTAATCAGCAGCATGAACATCCAGCAGGGCCAGAAAGGCAGGTGAGACCCCAGGCCCACCCATGGCCTTGGGCCTCTAGAGGCCTCTGGGTCAGAGGATGGGGGGTAGCGGGGAGCAGGTCTGTGGACGTACAAGGCCTGTGAGAGGGAAAGGAAGGTGGAGTGACAGAAGAGGGACTGGAGGGCCTAATGCAAGGATGGAGGCTGGGGCGAGCCACTGCTTGGGGCTTTGGGGAGAATCAAGGCAGGGCGAAGTGAAGTGAAGGCTCAGGCATAAAAGTGTCTTGAGTTTAAACTGTACCTCTGCCACCAACCTTGGTTAAATTGCTTCACCCCCACAAAGCCTCACCTACAAAATGGTACCCAGAGCACAGTCTAGGTAAACATCTGGGTACCATAAAGCCCAGGCTTCTATCAGGCATGACATCCCCCATCTATGACTTTATAGTCATGTGGCTGTGGGCCAGGCATTAGAGCTCTCCAAGCATCAGCCTTGACTTTTCATCAGGGCAATTAACATAATAATTGTATGTCCTCCCTCCAGGagtagttgtgaggattaagtctCAGGCAGCCACTTCTCTGGTGCACAGAGGGTACAGATCACAATTGGTCACTGTGCTTGACCTCACAGAACTGGGCCCATCCTGCCCCCTTCCATTTCAGCTCCTCCGCTCAGCCCCAAGAAGGTCCTCAGCCTCCTGGGTCCCAAAGACGGGCTACGGCAACACCACTGTAACAGCCTGCTCTGCCCTCGAGCTCCCTTCTCTCTAGTTCGAATCCCTCCTTCTCTCCAGCGGGGATGCTGGATGAGATGTGCAGCCACTATCACTTCCCTTCATTCATGCCCTTAACAATTGTTAAAATTATTCATTGAGCACCTAGTGTGTACCAGGGCCCGGGCTATGAACAAGACATGGTCCCTGCCTTTTGGAATCTTACATTCTAGTTAGTGAGATAGGCCAAGAGAAGAAACAATTAATTTCAGGTGGAAGGaaatattgtaaatataaatttagGAAGGCAAGGGGTTACAGGGAGGGGGCTGATCAAGAGGTCCGTTGTAAAGAGGAGACCCTTGAGTAGAACCTTGAGTGAAGAGAAGGGAGTGGGCACACGAAGGACAGGGCGAGAGCATGTTGGGTGGAGGCagcagccagtgcaaaggccccggGGTAGGGAAGAGTGTGGTGTATTGAAGGAGAAAAAGCCTTTTGCAGCTGGTGAGCAAGGGAGAGAGCAGTAGGAGATGGTACTGCCGAGGCAAGCGGGGGCTGGACCCTGCAGGGCCTCAGCACCTGGGGTCGGGATTCAGATTTTATTCCGAGGGGAATGAGAAACCAGTGGAGGATGTGAAATAGCAGAGAAGTGTTAGGACCCCTCTGGTGCCCTGTAGAGAATGGTTGTAGGGAGGACAAGATcgtggcagggagcccaggcagaAGGTGGGAACACCTCCAGGCTAGAGGCGATGGTGCCCTGGGCCAGGTCAAAGTGTCAGCTTGACGGGAAGTGGCCAAACTCAGACCAGGTTTTACAGTGGAGCCAGGGTGATCTGCTGATGGGTTGAGtcgggggaggtggggaagggcagTGAGGGATGGAAAGAAGTCAAGGCAGCTCCTAGGCCTTTGACGGGGCACGGGGTGGAGGGTGGAGCCGTGTCCTGAGAGGAGGAGACTCTGTCTGGGCTGGCAGCCCGTGGGCTGCACAGCTCAGTCACGCGGAGCCAGCGGGGCACCCTGGCCAGCTTGCCACCCGGCGCCTGTCGGTGGCTCTGGCCCAGGGCGTCTGTTAACGGGTCTGAATTTTCGAAGCCCCCTACCAGGACCCCCTGCGGCTCCTCGGCATGTGGCCTTGCCCGCCCGATGCCCGGGGCCCATGAGGATCTCTGGTCTTCCCGGCGCAGCATCAATGTCACCAACGTCCAGCTGGACTACGTCGGGGTCCGGCTGTCTTTCCACAAAGAGTgttttttggcaaatatttctCTTGAATTTGACGTGGAATTTAGACTGTGAGTCCCACTGAAGGGGTCTGTGaggccctccctcctccctgggaGCCTGAGTGTTAGTGGGGAGTCGGGGGTGGAGGGTTGGCC is a genomic window containing:
- the LOC101430260 gene encoding BPI fold-containing family A member 3 yields the protein MHPLWRLFILLSLLAMSSALHRQPWPGQGPHREWIHPGKKYQGASGVVGWLISSMNIQQGQKGSINVTNVQLDYVGVRLSFHKECFLANISLEFDVEFRLLHNKNVQMRSHMNLVAESWLEKDEFNGRDLVMGNCRSEPSSIRVTVLTECVL